A stretch of DNA from Brevibacterium sp. CBA3109:
ATCTCCTTGAACCCGCGCATCATCGACAACGGCGGCTCGGAGGATCCTGAGACCAGGCGCACACCGCGCAGGTCCGGAGACTCGGGCATATTCTTCATCATCTCCAGCATCGGGGAGAAGATCGCGGGTGCACCATTTGCCAACGTCACCTTCTCCTCGATGAAGGCTCGACCGATGGCTCCGAACTCCTCAGCGGCGAACTTGCCCGGCAGAACGAGCTTCGCACCCGCGGCCACCGCGTTCTGCGGGAAACCCCAGGAGAGTACGTGGAACATCGGAGTGATGGGCATGACGCAGTCGTCGAAAGTCGCATTCAGCGCGGCCAGTCCGCCCATCGTGTGCAGATAGATCGAGCGGTGGGAGTAGTAGACACCCTTGGGACGCCCGGTGGTTCCGGTCGTGTAGCCGGCGTAGGCAGCGGTCTTCTCATCCACGACCGGCCAGTCGTAGGTCTCAGGCTTATCAGCAATGAGGTCCTCATAGAACACGACGTTCTCGAGGCTCGTCTCAATTTCAGACGAGGGCTTGTCGGTCATGACGACCCAGCCCTTGACATCGAGCTTCGGGGCCAGCGCCTCGGCGACGTGGAGGAGGGACTCGTCGACGAAGATCCAGTCGGACTTCGAGTGGCTGACCACGTAGGCAAGGTCCTCGGGGGCCAGACGCAGGTTGAGCTGGAGCATGGTGGCGGCAACGCCGGGGACGGAGAAGTACAGCTCGAGGTGGCGACGGGAGTTCCAGTCGATGACTCCGACCATCGACCCCGCGCCCACGCCGAGCTCACTCAGGCCGTGGGCCAGCTGAGCCATGCGCTTGAACTCGTCGGCGTAGTTCGATCGACCCCACGATCCATCGGACCGCCGGTAGACAACCTCCGATTCGCCGAAGAAGGTCGCGGCATGGCGGATCATGGTGGTGGTGTTGAGCTGATAGCTGTCACCAAGTGTGGATGGAATGCCTGTAAGCATGAGACTCCTTTGGTCATTGTGGTCGTGCTGGGGTGGAGGGTTTGCACGGCTATCGGGGCTGTACGGTGCAGGTCACGTCGAGCAGTCGGAGCAGGTCGGCATCCGCACCGTTTTCATCGCCAGACTATCCCGTCAAGTGATGCCGCTCACAACTTGTGCCGCAGCGTTACCAATTAGAAACGTACGAACGCCGAGCTCCGGGCCCGTCGGCTGCAGTCCGTCGACTGCCCTCCGTCGGCTGCCGTCCGTCGACTAATCGCCGGAGAAGTTCGGTCCGCGCTTCTCTATGAAAGCTGTGACTCCTTCGGTAAAGTCTTTGCTTTCCCGCAGAGCCGTCTGGCCCTTGAGCTCCCGGTCGAATGCGTCATCGAGTTCAGTCAGCGTCGCCGCGTTGATGGCTCCCTTCGAGGAGGCGAAGGCCAACGGTGCGCCTTGAGCCCACTGCGCCGCGATCTCCTGTGCCCTGTTCAGCTGCTCGCCAGCCGGCGTAACCTCGCTGGCAAGACCCCATTCGAGGGCTTCCTTCGCCCAGACCTTCTGGGCCGTCAGCGCCATCTTCATGGCTCGATGCCGACCCGCCGAGGCTGCGACGAGCGCCGTTGCCCCGCCGTCGGGCATGAGCCCGATCTTGGTGAAGGCCAGCATCAGATATGACTCTTCGCTCATCACGGTGTAATCGCAGGCCAGGGCCAGCGAGCAGCCGATGCCGGCCGCCGGACCGGAGACCGCGGCGATGGTCGGAATCGGCAGGTCGATGATCGATCGG
This window harbors:
- a CDS encoding long-chain-fatty-acid--CoA ligase, producing the protein MLTGIPSTLGDSYQLNTTTMIRHAATFFGESEVVYRRSDGSWGRSNYADEFKRMAQLAHGLSELGVGAGSMVGVIDWNSRRHLELYFSVPGVAATMLQLNLRLAPEDLAYVVSHSKSDWIFVDESLLHVAEALAPKLDVKGWVVMTDKPSSEIETSLENVVFYEDLIADKPETYDWPVVDEKTAAYAGYTTGTTGRPKGVYYSHRSIYLHTMGGLAALNATFDDCVMPITPMFHVLSWGFPQNAVAAGAKLVLPGKFAAEEFGAIGRAFIEEKVTLANGAPAIFSPMLEMMKNMPESPDLRGVRLVSGSSEPPLSMMRGFKEITGAEVIHGYGATETTPLATTNWRIKPGTNMTDEEKWDFKRYQGLPIIGVELKIVDPAGEEMPHDGKSMGEVVMRGPWITESYFQLPDNADRFLDGWWRSGDVGVIYPNGYLKLTDRLKDVIKSGGEWISSIDMENAMLDNPDVKEAAVIGVPDEKWQERPVAYVVANDGAEVTRESIAATLGERFAKWQLPDEVIVTDEMPRTSVGKLDKKMLRKNWEEK
- a CDS encoding enoyl-CoA hydratase, with amino-acid sequence MTSNVLTDLRDGVVTVTINRPESLNALTKETMEAVADAVAKAATTARAVIITGNDRSFSSGADLQGSVQEGGLGLDRANAIIRSIIDLPIPTIAAVSGPAAGIGCSLALACDYTVMSEESYLMLAFTKIGLMPDGGATALVAASAGRHRAMKMALTAQKVWAKEALEWGLASEVTPAGEQLNRAQEIAAQWAQGAPLAFASSKGAINAATLTELDDAFDRELKGQTALRESKDFTEGVTAFIEKRGPNFSGD